The sequence TTGAAAACCATACAACCAGCCTGTCGGCTGAGGAAATGCTGTATCCGTTTACACCTTCCCTTCCAGGGCAAGGTCAAGACCGGCCGATGGCCCCTTTCACAGCTCCTTTCATTTCTCCATGATCCGGATTCCCAGTTCTGCGATGAAGCGTTTGCCGCTTTCTACTTTATAGAAGTCGAGGGGATAGGAGATTTCGTAGGCAACGCTGGAAAGCTTGAGGTGCTGTTTCCTGGCGGTATCGAGAAGGTCGTGGTAATAGGACAGGTAGTTTTCTCTGGACCAGATAAAGTCGATGGCGAGGAAGTTTTCTTCTGCCTTTATGAGCGTGAGGTCTTCGGGGATGGACTGCGGGATGGATTCTATTTTCTTGATGGTGTGGGAGTAAATGATTTCGAAGAGGTCTTTGTAGTCTTTCCTTGGGAAGAGGAAGCCGTAGGAGAGGGCGGGGATGATATGGAGGGAGAGGAGTCTCTGGTCGAGGAGACTGACGGCGTCGTCGGGTTCCACTTTCGGCGTGATGCCTTCTTTTTCGATCGGAAGGGAAAGGAGCGTGGCGTTCGCGCTCTTGATATACGGTCCTTTTCCTGCGTGCTGCTGCATGAGGGAGGCCTCCTCGAGCTGCTTTTGCTGCTGATGGACCATGATTTCCATTTCATGGAGCTCCTGCTGTTTCTGGCGGATGGCTTTTTCCTGGCTGTCCCAGAGGCTCCGGAGGTCGACGGGATCTTTTTGAAGGGTTTCCCTGATTTCCGCAAGGCTCATCCCGGTGCGCTGGAGAAGACGGATGGTCTGGAAAAGGAAGATCTGGCCATTCGTGTAATAGCGGTAGCCGCTGTCCGGATCGATTCTGGCGGCCGGCAGCAGGCCTTTTTGTCGTATAAGCGGAGCGTCTGCACGCTC is a genomic window of Veillonellaceae bacterium containing:
- a CDS encoding MerR family transcriptional regulator; amino-acid sequence: MSIVSIESRRNYAFHRNHGRPLRHERADAPLIRQKGLLPAARIDPDSGYRYYTNGQIFLFQTIRLLQRTGMSLAEIRETLQKDPVDLRSLWDSQEKAIRQKQQELHEMEIMVHQQQKQLEEASLMQQHAGKGPYIKSANATLLSLPIEKEGITPKVEPDDAVSLLDQRLLSLHIIPALSYGFLFPRKDYKDLFEIIYSHTIKKIESIPQSIPEDLTLIKAEENFLAIDFIWSRENYLSYYHDLLDTARKQHLKLSSVAYEISYPLDFYKVESGKRFIAELGIRIMEK